In one window of Helianthus annuus cultivar XRQ/B chromosome 17, HanXRQr2.0-SUNRISE, whole genome shotgun sequence DNA:
- the LOC110921164 gene encoding muscle M-line assembly protein unc-89 isoform X5, with amino-acid sequence MGEPACLMRSFSYNHTRIPSNQIKMMQGNYAHGLGPLGGCYSTVEFMSDSSGCEKWSNVSKKCYVEEAKSYTQPGSVAEKKAFFDAYYKKIAAQKAAAAALLEQEKAAAAAAAAAAAAEAQRVTSKVVDLVIDNNIGEDTKNTDSLNFINLEVYKKERPLLKSKPDADKEVRRPIITKKPASSSWVASTHHKKDKFSTPSVNSTPKRAVTPMRTPAKAFVNGVNTTPKRAVTPMKTPAKAFVNGVNSTPKRAVTPTKTPAKAFVNGTNSTPKRTVTPLKTPAKDFVNGVNSTPKRAVTPMRTPAKAFVNEAYVNGVNSTPKRAVTPMKTPAKAFVNGVNSTPKRAVTPMKTPAKAFVNGVNKQPSATLSVDRSSESFISYTSKLKSPTISSPFVLRTDDRAARRKQFQMLEEKFNEKQAKVVPQKAQFKEKAGSEFRTTRESSYFKALPLPDFYNGRGTPEKILEAIQIRSHYEKHPRRF; translated from the exons ATTAAGATGATGCAGGGGAATTATGCACATGGTCTTGGTCCTCTTGGAGGGTGTTACAGTACGGTTGAGTTCATGTCGGATTCATCAGGCTGTGAAAAATGGTCAAATGTTTCTAAAAAATGTTATGTTGAAGAAGCCAAGAGTTACACCCAGCCTGGATCTGttgctgagaagaaagctttctTTGATGCTTATTACAAGAAAATTGCCGCCCAAAAAGCCGCTGCAGCCGCCTTACTAGAGCAAGAAAAGGCGGCTGccgctgctgctgctgctgctgccgcAGCCGAAGCCCAGCGAGTTACCAGTAAGGTTGTAGATTTGGTAATTGACAATAACATAGGTGAAGATACTAAGAATACAGACTCGCTTAATTTTATAAATCTTGAGGTGTATAAAAAGGAGAGACCATTGTTAAAG TCAAAACCGGATGCCGATAAGGAGGTTAGGCGACCGATTATCACGAAGAAACCTGCAAGTTCTTCATGGGTGGCTTCCACCCATCACAAAAAAGACAAATTCAGCACTC CAAGTGTTAATTCCACCCCTAAACGAGCTGTAACGCCTATGAGAACCCCTGCAAAG GCATTTGTAAACGGGGTTAATACCACCCCAAAGCGCGCTGTAACACCTATGAAAACCCCTGCGAAG GCATTTGTAAATGGGGTTAATTCCACCCCTAAACGCGCTGTAACGCCTACGAAAACTCCTGCGAAG GCATTTGTAAATGGAACTAATTCCACTCCTAAACGCACTGTAACGCCTTTGAAAACCCCTGCCAAG GATTTTGTAAATGGGGTTAATTCCACCCCTAAACGCGCTGTAACGCCTATGAGAACCCCTGCGAAG GCATTTGTAAATGAG GCATATGTAAATGGAGTTAATTCCACCCCTAAACGCGCTGTAACGCCTATGAAAACTCCTGCGAAG GCATTTGTAAACGGGGTTAATTCCACCCCTAAACGCGCTGTAACGCCTATGAAAACCCCTGCGAAG GCATTTGTAAACGGGGTAAATAAGCAACCTTCAGCAACCCTTTCAGTAGATAGAAG TTCAGAGTCATTCATTTCTTATACAAGCAAATTGAAATCTCCAACTATATCATCTCCCTTCGTGTTGAGGACAGACGATAGAGCTGCAAGAAGAAAACAG TTTCAGATGCTCGAAGAGAAATTTAATGAGAAGCAAGCAAAAGTAGTGCCACAGAAAGCACAGTTTAAG GAGAAAGCAGGATCAGAATTTAGAACAACGCGCGAAAGCTCTTATTTTAAAGCTCTACCATTGCCCGACTTTTATAACGGACGAGGAACACCCGAAAAGATTCTTGAAGCAATCCAAATTCGTTCACATTACGAGAAACACCCAAGAAGGTTCTAG
- the LOC110921164 gene encoding protein WVD2-like 7 isoform X14, with protein MGEPACLMRSFSYNHTRIPSNQIKMMQGNYAHGLGPLGGCYSTVEFMSDSSGCEKWSNVSKKCYVEEAKSYTQPGSVAEKKAFFDAYYKKIAAQKAAAAALLEQEKAAAAAAAAAAAAEAQRVTSKVVDLVIDNNIGEDTKNTDSLNFINLEVYKKERPLLKSKPDADKEVRRPIITKKPASSSWVASTHHKKDKFSTPSVNSTPKRAVTPMRTPAKAFVNGVNTTPKRAVTPMKTPAKAYVNGVNSTPKRAVTPMKTPAKAFVNGVNSTPKRAVTPMKTPAKAFVNGVNKQPSATLSVDRSSESFISYTSKLKSPTISSPFVLRTDDRAARRKQFQMLEEKFNEKQAKVVPQKAQFKEKAGSEFRTTRESSYFKALPLPDFYNGRGTPEKILEAIQIRSHYEKHPRRF; from the exons ATTAAGATGATGCAGGGGAATTATGCACATGGTCTTGGTCCTCTTGGAGGGTGTTACAGTACGGTTGAGTTCATGTCGGATTCATCAGGCTGTGAAAAATGGTCAAATGTTTCTAAAAAATGTTATGTTGAAGAAGCCAAGAGTTACACCCAGCCTGGATCTGttgctgagaagaaagctttctTTGATGCTTATTACAAGAAAATTGCCGCCCAAAAAGCCGCTGCAGCCGCCTTACTAGAGCAAGAAAAGGCGGCTGccgctgctgctgctgctgctgccgcAGCCGAAGCCCAGCGAGTTACCAGTAAGGTTGTAGATTTGGTAATTGACAATAACATAGGTGAAGATACTAAGAATACAGACTCGCTTAATTTTATAAATCTTGAGGTGTATAAAAAGGAGAGACCATTGTTAAAG TCAAAACCGGATGCCGATAAGGAGGTTAGGCGACCGATTATCACGAAGAAACCTGCAAGTTCTTCATGGGTGGCTTCCACCCATCACAAAAAAGACAAATTCAGCACTC CAAGTGTTAATTCCACCCCTAAACGAGCTGTAACGCCTATGAGAACCCCTGCAAAG GCATTTGTAAACGGGGTTAATACCACCCCAAAGCGCGCTGTAACACCTATGAAAACCCCTGCGAAG GCATATGTAAATGGAGTTAATTCCACCCCTAAACGCGCTGTAACGCCTATGAAAACTCCTGCGAAG GCATTTGTAAACGGGGTTAATTCCACCCCTAAACGCGCTGTAACGCCTATGAAAACCCCTGCGAAG GCATTTGTAAACGGGGTAAATAAGCAACCTTCAGCAACCCTTTCAGTAGATAGAAG TTCAGAGTCATTCATTTCTTATACAAGCAAATTGAAATCTCCAACTATATCATCTCCCTTCGTGTTGAGGACAGACGATAGAGCTGCAAGAAGAAAACAG TTTCAGATGCTCGAAGAGAAATTTAATGAGAAGCAAGCAAAAGTAGTGCCACAGAAAGCACAGTTTAAG GAGAAAGCAGGATCAGAATTTAGAACAACGCGCGAAAGCTCTTATTTTAAAGCTCTACCATTGCCCGACTTTTATAACGGACGAGGAACACCCGAAAAGATTCTTGAAGCAATCCAAATTCGTTCACATTACGAGAAACACCCAAGAAGGTTCTAG
- the LOC110921164 gene encoding protein WVD2-like 7 isoform X12, whose amino-acid sequence MGEPACLMRSFSYNHTRIPSNQIKMMQGNYAHGLGPLGGCYSTVEFMSDSSGCEKWSNVSKKCYVEEAKSYTQPGSVAEKKAFFDAYYKKIAAQKAAAAALLEQEKAAAAAAAAAAAAEAQRVTSKVVDLVIDNNIGEDTKNTDSLNFINLEVYKKERPLLKSKPDADKEVRRPIITKKPASSSWVASTHHKKDKFSTPSVNSTPKRAVTPMRTPAKAFVNGVNTTPKRAVTPMKTPAKAFVNEAYVNGVNSTPKRAVTPMKTPAKAFVNGVNSTPKRAVTPMKTPAKAFVNGVNKQPSATLSVDRSSESFISYTSKLKSPTISSPFVLRTDDRAARRKQFQMLEEKFNEKQAKVVPQKAQFKEKAGSEFRTTRESSYFKALPLPDFYNGRGTPEKILEAIQIRSHYEKHPRRF is encoded by the exons ATTAAGATGATGCAGGGGAATTATGCACATGGTCTTGGTCCTCTTGGAGGGTGTTACAGTACGGTTGAGTTCATGTCGGATTCATCAGGCTGTGAAAAATGGTCAAATGTTTCTAAAAAATGTTATGTTGAAGAAGCCAAGAGTTACACCCAGCCTGGATCTGttgctgagaagaaagctttctTTGATGCTTATTACAAGAAAATTGCCGCCCAAAAAGCCGCTGCAGCCGCCTTACTAGAGCAAGAAAAGGCGGCTGccgctgctgctgctgctgctgccgcAGCCGAAGCCCAGCGAGTTACCAGTAAGGTTGTAGATTTGGTAATTGACAATAACATAGGTGAAGATACTAAGAATACAGACTCGCTTAATTTTATAAATCTTGAGGTGTATAAAAAGGAGAGACCATTGTTAAAG TCAAAACCGGATGCCGATAAGGAGGTTAGGCGACCGATTATCACGAAGAAACCTGCAAGTTCTTCATGGGTGGCTTCCACCCATCACAAAAAAGACAAATTCAGCACTC CAAGTGTTAATTCCACCCCTAAACGAGCTGTAACGCCTATGAGAACCCCTGCAAAG GCATTTGTAAACGGGGTTAATACCACCCCAAAGCGCGCTGTAACACCTATGAAAACCCCTGCGAAG GCATTTGTAAATGAG GCATATGTAAATGGAGTTAATTCCACCCCTAAACGCGCTGTAACGCCTATGAAAACTCCTGCGAAG GCATTTGTAAACGGGGTTAATTCCACCCCTAAACGCGCTGTAACGCCTATGAAAACCCCTGCGAAG GCATTTGTAAACGGGGTAAATAAGCAACCTTCAGCAACCCTTTCAGTAGATAGAAG TTCAGAGTCATTCATTTCTTATACAAGCAAATTGAAATCTCCAACTATATCATCTCCCTTCGTGTTGAGGACAGACGATAGAGCTGCAAGAAGAAAACAG TTTCAGATGCTCGAAGAGAAATTTAATGAGAAGCAAGCAAAAGTAGTGCCACAGAAAGCACAGTTTAAG GAGAAAGCAGGATCAGAATTTAGAACAACGCGCGAAAGCTCTTATTTTAAAGCTCTACCATTGCCCGACTTTTATAACGGACGAGGAACACCCGAAAAGATTCTTGAAGCAATCCAAATTCGTTCACATTACGAGAAACACCCAAGAAGGTTCTAG
- the LOC110921164 gene encoding putative uncharacterized protein DDB_G0290521 isoform X1: MGEPACLMRSFSYNHTRIPSNQIKMMQGNYAHGLGPLGGCYSTVEFMSDSSGCEKWSNVSKKCYVEEAKSYTQPGSVAEKKAFFDAYYKKIAAQKAAAAALLEQEKAAAAAAAAAAAAEAQRVTSKVVDLVIDNNIGEDTKNTDSLNFINLEVYKKERPLLKSKPDADKEVRRPIITKKPASSSWVASTHHKKDKFSTPSVNSTPKRAVTPMRTPAKAFVNGVNTTPKRAVTPMKTPAKAFVNGVNSTPKRAVTPTKTPAKAFVNGTNSTPKRTVTPLKTPAKDFVNGVNSTPKRAVTPMRTPAKAFVNEVNSTLKRAITPMKIPVKAYVNGVNSTPKRAVTPMKTPAKAFVNGVNSTPKRAVTPMKTPAKAFVNGVNKQPSATLSVDRSSESFISYTSKLKSPTISSPFVLRTDDRAARRKQFQMLEEKFNEKQAKVVPQKAQFKEKAGSEFRTTRESSYFKALPLPDFYNGRGTPEKILEAIQIRSHYEKHPRRF; this comes from the exons ATTAAGATGATGCAGGGGAATTATGCACATGGTCTTGGTCCTCTTGGAGGGTGTTACAGTACGGTTGAGTTCATGTCGGATTCATCAGGCTGTGAAAAATGGTCAAATGTTTCTAAAAAATGTTATGTTGAAGAAGCCAAGAGTTACACCCAGCCTGGATCTGttgctgagaagaaagctttctTTGATGCTTATTACAAGAAAATTGCCGCCCAAAAAGCCGCTGCAGCCGCCTTACTAGAGCAAGAAAAGGCGGCTGccgctgctgctgctgctgctgccgcAGCCGAAGCCCAGCGAGTTACCAGTAAGGTTGTAGATTTGGTAATTGACAATAACATAGGTGAAGATACTAAGAATACAGACTCGCTTAATTTTATAAATCTTGAGGTGTATAAAAAGGAGAGACCATTGTTAAAG TCAAAACCGGATGCCGATAAGGAGGTTAGGCGACCGATTATCACGAAGAAACCTGCAAGTTCTTCATGGGTGGCTTCCACCCATCACAAAAAAGACAAATTCAGCACTC CAAGTGTTAATTCCACCCCTAAACGAGCTGTAACGCCTATGAGAACCCCTGCAAAG GCATTTGTAAACGGGGTTAATACCACCCCAAAGCGCGCTGTAACACCTATGAAAACCCCTGCGAAG GCATTTGTAAATGGGGTTAATTCCACCCCTAAACGCGCTGTAACGCCTACGAAAACTCCTGCGAAG GCATTTGTAAATGGAACTAATTCCACTCCTAAACGCACTGTAACGCCTTTGAAAACCCCTGCCAAG GATTTTGTAAATGGGGTTAATTCCACCCCTAAACGCGCTGTAACGCCTATGAGAACCCCTGCGAAG GCATTTGTAAATGAGGTTAATTCTACCCTTAAACGCGCTATAACGCCTATGAAAATCCCTGTGAAg GCATATGTAAATGGAGTTAATTCCACCCCTAAACGCGCTGTAACGCCTATGAAAACTCCTGCGAAG GCATTTGTAAACGGGGTTAATTCCACCCCTAAACGCGCTGTAACGCCTATGAAAACCCCTGCGAAG GCATTTGTAAACGGGGTAAATAAGCAACCTTCAGCAACCCTTTCAGTAGATAGAAG TTCAGAGTCATTCATTTCTTATACAAGCAAATTGAAATCTCCAACTATATCATCTCCCTTCGTGTTGAGGACAGACGATAGAGCTGCAAGAAGAAAACAG TTTCAGATGCTCGAAGAGAAATTTAATGAGAAGCAAGCAAAAGTAGTGCCACAGAAAGCACAGTTTAAG GAGAAAGCAGGATCAGAATTTAGAACAACGCGCGAAAGCTCTTATTTTAAAGCTCTACCATTGCCCGACTTTTATAACGGACGAGGAACACCCGAAAAGATTCTTGAAGCAATCCAAATTCGTTCACATTACGAGAAACACCCAAGAAGGTTCTAG
- the LOC110921164 gene encoding putative uncharacterized protein DDB_G0290521 isoform X3 → MGEPACLMRSFSYNHTRIPSNQMMQGNYAHGLGPLGGCYSTVEFMSDSSGCEKWSNVSKKCYVEEAKSYTQPGSVAEKKAFFDAYYKKIAAQKAAAAALLEQEKAAAAAAAAAAAAEAQRVTSKVVDLVIDNNIGEDTKNTDSLNFINLEVYKKERPLLKSKPDADKEVRRPIITKKPASSSWVASTHHKKDKFSTPSVNSTPKRAVTPMRTPAKAFVNGVNTTPKRAVTPMKTPAKAFVNGVNSTPKRAVTPTKTPAKAFVNGTNSTPKRTVTPLKTPAKDFVNGVNSTPKRAVTPMRTPAKAFVNEVNSTLKRAITPMKIPVKAYVNGVNSTPKRAVTPMKTPAKAFVNGVNSTPKRAVTPMKTPAKAFVNGVNKQPSATLSVDRSSESFISYTSKLKSPTISSPFVLRTDDRAARRKQFQMLEEKFNEKQAKVVPQKAQFKEKAGSEFRTTRESSYFKALPLPDFYNGRGTPEKILEAIQIRSHYEKHPRRF, encoded by the exons ATGATGCAGGGGAATTATGCACATGGTCTTGGTCCTCTTGGAGGGTGTTACAGTACGGTTGAGTTCATGTCGGATTCATCAGGCTGTGAAAAATGGTCAAATGTTTCTAAAAAATGTTATGTTGAAGAAGCCAAGAGTTACACCCAGCCTGGATCTGttgctgagaagaaagctttctTTGATGCTTATTACAAGAAAATTGCCGCCCAAAAAGCCGCTGCAGCCGCCTTACTAGAGCAAGAAAAGGCGGCTGccgctgctgctgctgctgctgccgcAGCCGAAGCCCAGCGAGTTACCAGTAAGGTTGTAGATTTGGTAATTGACAATAACATAGGTGAAGATACTAAGAATACAGACTCGCTTAATTTTATAAATCTTGAGGTGTATAAAAAGGAGAGACCATTGTTAAAG TCAAAACCGGATGCCGATAAGGAGGTTAGGCGACCGATTATCACGAAGAAACCTGCAAGTTCTTCATGGGTGGCTTCCACCCATCACAAAAAAGACAAATTCAGCACTC CAAGTGTTAATTCCACCCCTAAACGAGCTGTAACGCCTATGAGAACCCCTGCAAAG GCATTTGTAAACGGGGTTAATACCACCCCAAAGCGCGCTGTAACACCTATGAAAACCCCTGCGAAG GCATTTGTAAATGGGGTTAATTCCACCCCTAAACGCGCTGTAACGCCTACGAAAACTCCTGCGAAG GCATTTGTAAATGGAACTAATTCCACTCCTAAACGCACTGTAACGCCTTTGAAAACCCCTGCCAAG GATTTTGTAAATGGGGTTAATTCCACCCCTAAACGCGCTGTAACGCCTATGAGAACCCCTGCGAAG GCATTTGTAAATGAGGTTAATTCTACCCTTAAACGCGCTATAACGCCTATGAAAATCCCTGTGAAg GCATATGTAAATGGAGTTAATTCCACCCCTAAACGCGCTGTAACGCCTATGAAAACTCCTGCGAAG GCATTTGTAAACGGGGTTAATTCCACCCCTAAACGCGCTGTAACGCCTATGAAAACCCCTGCGAAG GCATTTGTAAACGGGGTAAATAAGCAACCTTCAGCAACCCTTTCAGTAGATAGAAG TTCAGAGTCATTCATTTCTTATACAAGCAAATTGAAATCTCCAACTATATCATCTCCCTTCGTGTTGAGGACAGACGATAGAGCTGCAAGAAGAAAACAG TTTCAGATGCTCGAAGAGAAATTTAATGAGAAGCAAGCAAAAGTAGTGCCACAGAAAGCACAGTTTAAG GAGAAAGCAGGATCAGAATTTAGAACAACGCGCGAAAGCTCTTATTTTAAAGCTCTACCATTGCCCGACTTTTATAACGGACGAGGAACACCCGAAAAGATTCTTGAAGCAATCCAAATTCGTTCACATTACGAGAAACACCCAAGAAGGTTCTAG
- the LOC110921164 gene encoding putative uncharacterized protein DDB_G0290521 isoform X4, with protein MGEPACLMRSFSYNHTRIPSNQGNYAHGLGPLGGCYSTVEFMSDSSGCEKWSNVSKKCYVEEAKSYTQPGSVAEKKAFFDAYYKKIAAQKAAAAALLEQEKAAAAAAAAAAAAEAQRVTSKVVDLVIDNNIGEDTKNTDSLNFINLEVYKKERPLLKSKPDADKEVRRPIITKKPASSSWVASTHHKKDKFSTPSVNSTPKRAVTPMRTPAKAFVNGVNTTPKRAVTPMKTPAKAFVNGVNSTPKRAVTPTKTPAKAFVNGTNSTPKRTVTPLKTPAKDFVNGVNSTPKRAVTPMRTPAKAFVNEVNSTLKRAITPMKIPVKAYVNGVNSTPKRAVTPMKTPAKAFVNGVNSTPKRAVTPMKTPAKAFVNGVNKQPSATLSVDRSSESFISYTSKLKSPTISSPFVLRTDDRAARRKQFQMLEEKFNEKQAKVVPQKAQFKEKAGSEFRTTRESSYFKALPLPDFYNGRGTPEKILEAIQIRSHYEKHPRRF; from the exons GGGAATTATGCACATGGTCTTGGTCCTCTTGGAGGGTGTTACAGTACGGTTGAGTTCATGTCGGATTCATCAGGCTGTGAAAAATGGTCAAATGTTTCTAAAAAATGTTATGTTGAAGAAGCCAAGAGTTACACCCAGCCTGGATCTGttgctgagaagaaagctttctTTGATGCTTATTACAAGAAAATTGCCGCCCAAAAAGCCGCTGCAGCCGCCTTACTAGAGCAAGAAAAGGCGGCTGccgctgctgctgctgctgctgccgcAGCCGAAGCCCAGCGAGTTACCAGTAAGGTTGTAGATTTGGTAATTGACAATAACATAGGTGAAGATACTAAGAATACAGACTCGCTTAATTTTATAAATCTTGAGGTGTATAAAAAGGAGAGACCATTGTTAAAG TCAAAACCGGATGCCGATAAGGAGGTTAGGCGACCGATTATCACGAAGAAACCTGCAAGTTCTTCATGGGTGGCTTCCACCCATCACAAAAAAGACAAATTCAGCACTC CAAGTGTTAATTCCACCCCTAAACGAGCTGTAACGCCTATGAGAACCCCTGCAAAG GCATTTGTAAACGGGGTTAATACCACCCCAAAGCGCGCTGTAACACCTATGAAAACCCCTGCGAAG GCATTTGTAAATGGGGTTAATTCCACCCCTAAACGCGCTGTAACGCCTACGAAAACTCCTGCGAAG GCATTTGTAAATGGAACTAATTCCACTCCTAAACGCACTGTAACGCCTTTGAAAACCCCTGCCAAG GATTTTGTAAATGGGGTTAATTCCACCCCTAAACGCGCTGTAACGCCTATGAGAACCCCTGCGAAG GCATTTGTAAATGAGGTTAATTCTACCCTTAAACGCGCTATAACGCCTATGAAAATCCCTGTGAAg GCATATGTAAATGGAGTTAATTCCACCCCTAAACGCGCTGTAACGCCTATGAAAACTCCTGCGAAG GCATTTGTAAACGGGGTTAATTCCACCCCTAAACGCGCTGTAACGCCTATGAAAACCCCTGCGAAG GCATTTGTAAACGGGGTAAATAAGCAACCTTCAGCAACCCTTTCAGTAGATAGAAG TTCAGAGTCATTCATTTCTTATACAAGCAAATTGAAATCTCCAACTATATCATCTCCCTTCGTGTTGAGGACAGACGATAGAGCTGCAAGAAGAAAACAG TTTCAGATGCTCGAAGAGAAATTTAATGAGAAGCAAGCAAAAGTAGTGCCACAGAAAGCACAGTTTAAG GAGAAAGCAGGATCAGAATTTAGAACAACGCGCGAAAGCTCTTATTTTAAAGCTCTACCATTGCCCGACTTTTATAACGGACGAGGAACACCCGAAAAGATTCTTGAAGCAATCCAAATTCGTTCACATTACGAGAAACACCCAAGAAGGTTCTAG